CTGTACGAACTGTACGACCCGATCACCGACGACGACACCTACCGACAGTTACTCGATCAGCAAGAGGTGACGACGACGAACATCAATCGCCTCAAGCGCGTGCTCGAGACGCAGATCGAGGAGCAGGGGCTCGACGGGGCGGTGCTGGGCCGGTCGCCGTTCCGCGATCCGAACCTCCCGCCGGTCACTGACGACCGCGAGCGCTCCGAGCAGCCAGAGGACGCCTGATCCAGGGCGCCACTGCTGGTAATGGCCGGCTCGATCGGTTACACGCCTCATCCCGGAGATGACGCCAGCAGAGTTATTCGATCCCAGCCCGTACTTTGCCTATAATGACAGTGGATACACAAGAATTGGTCGAGGCAGTAAAGAGAGGGGAGATGACCGACGCCGGGGGAATGACGACCACACAGGACGTTGCTGACGTGGTCTCAGATGCGTACGAGACGGTAGCCGAGAAGTTGCGTGCCCTCGAGCGCGACGGTGTTATCGAGAGTAAACTGTTCGGAAACGAGCGGGTCTGGGTCGTCCCCGAAGACACTGACACTCCTGACGTGGCGTCAGACGAGACTCCTATCCCAACAGACACCCGGGCCCCACCAGACGTGTGACAGCGGCGAAAACCGGGCGGCGACGGATGTGCTACGGCGTTCTGCTCACTCGTCGGGCCCGAGGCCCGCCTCCTGCATGTACTCGTCGAGCTTCTCGGCCATCGCTCGCGCGAACGCCTCGTCGTTGACGTCGGTCTCCATCTCGACCAGTTCGACGGAATCAGCCAGATGTTCTCTGAGCGCCTCGAACAGGGCTGTGTCGGCCTCGGGGTCGTGGAAGTCCTCGCCCTCGATGTCGATCATCGAGACGCCCGAAAGCGGCAGGTACAGCGCGGTCGGTCCGGTCGCCGCGGAGAGTTTCTCGGCGATAATCTCCCCCAGTTCGGCGTTCTCCTCGGGCGTGGTCCGCATCAGCGTCACCTGCGGGTTGTGGATGTGGAACTGCCTGTCCTCGAACGTCTCGGGGACGGAATCGCGCGGCCCGAAGTTGACCATGTCCAGCGCGCCCGTCGAGACGACCTGCGGCGTGCCCGTCTCCGCGGCGGCGTCGAGGCGGTCCGGGCCGGCGTTGAGCACGCCCCCGACGAGTTCGTCGGCCCACTCGGTCGTCGTCACGTCCAGCACGCCGTCGATGACGCCCTGCCGCACCAGGTCTTCCATCGCCTTGCCGCCGGTCCCGGTCGCGTGGAAGACGATCGTCTCGTAGCCCCGCTCTTCGAGGTACTCGCGGGCCGTCTGGACGCAGGGCGTGGTGACGCCGAACATCGTGATCCCGATGGTGGGTCGGTCCGCGACGGCGACGTCGGGTTCGTTCGTGACCATCCCGACCATCGCCAGCGCCGCGTTGGCGATCACCTTCCGGGAGAGCTGGTTGAGGCCCTCGATGTCGGCCACCGAGTACAGCATCATCATGTCCTTCGCACCGACGTACGGCTCGGTATCGCCGGAGGCCATCGTCGAGACCATCACCTTCGGGACGCCGACCGGCAGCGCGCGCATCGCGGTAGTCGCGATCGAGGTGTTGCCCGACCCACCCAGTCCGAGCACACCGTCGAGTTCGCCGTCGTCGTGCATCTGCCGGGCGATCGCGGCCGCGCCCTCGCCCATCGCCTCCATCGCCTCGCCGCGCTCGGCGTCCTCGCGG
This window of the Halapricum desulfuricans genome carries:
- a CDS encoding Tm-1-like ATP-binding domain-containing protein; the encoded protein is MTVVIVGTLDTKGEEIGFARDVLRSQGVGVHVIDTGVLGDPEIDPDTTASEVAEAADTTLERLREDAERGEAMEAMGEGAAAIARQMHDDGELDGVLGLGGSGNTSIATTAMRALPVGVPKVMVSTMASGDTEPYVGAKDMMMLYSVADIEGLNQLSRKVIANAALAMVGMVTNEPDVAVADRPTIGITMFGVTTPCVQTAREYLEERGYETIVFHATGTGGKAMEDLVRQGVIDGVLDVTTTEWADELVGGVLNAGPDRLDAAAETGTPQVVSTGALDMVNFGPRDSVPETFEDRQFHIHNPQVTLMRTTPEENAELGEIIAEKLSAATGPTALYLPLSGVSMIDIEGEDFHDPEADTALFEALREHLADSVELVEMETDVNDEAFARAMAEKLDEYMQEAGLGPDE